The following nucleotide sequence is from Lentimicrobiaceae bacterium.
CCTATTTGCCAATTACACTTGACCGCTTGTTAGCCATTGTTTTTATTCTTTTTCTGGTGATATTATTTTATAAACGATTCCAGCTAATATTGCACCAACAATTGGAGCAACCCAAAACAACCATAATTGACTTAACGCCCAGTCACCTGCAAATAATGCTTGACTAGTACTTCTTGCAGGATTTACAGAAGTATTTGTTACAGGAATGCTTATTAAGTGAATAAGAGTTAATCCTAAACCGATTGCCAATCCCGCTAATCCTTTAGGCGCTTTTGAATGTGTCGCACCTAGAATAATTATCAAAAACATAAAAGTCATTACAATTTCTGTTACTAATGCAGCAAGCATACTATATCCTCCAGGTGAATGTTCTCCATAGCCATTTGCGGCAAATCCACCAATTTCAAACCCTGTCTTTCCACTTGCAATAATGTAAAGGATGCCAGCTCCGGCAATAGCTCCCAATACTTGGGCCGCAATGTAGGGAAGAACCTCTTTCTTGTCAAAACGACCACCAATCCAAAGTCCGATAGAAACAGCGGGGTTAAGGTGGCAACCTGAAATGTGTCCGATAGCATATGCCATTGTCACTACAGTTAAGCCAAAAGCTATTGCAACACCTACAAATCCAATTCCCAATTCAGGATATGCTGCCGCTAAAACGGCACTTCCGCAACCTCCAAGTACTAACCATAAGGTTCCGATAAATT
It contains:
- the aqpZ gene encoding aquaporin Z, with amino-acid sequence MKKLVAEFIGTLWLVLGGCGSAVLAAAYPELGIGFVGVAIAFGLTVVTMAYAIGHISGCHLNPAVSIGLWIGGRFDKKEVLPYIAAQVLGAIAGAGILYIIASGKTGFEIGGFAANGYGEHSPGGYSMLAALVTEIVMTFMFLIIILGATHSKAPKGLAGLAIGLGLTLIHLISIPVTNTSVNPARSTSQALFAGDWALSQLWLFWVAPIVGAILAGIVYKIISPEKE